TGACTTTCTTATATTTGACATGACTTATGTCCTTTTTGCCATAGGTCTGTTCGAATATTTCATCTAGACTTCGCCTAGGATAATCACTATTTCTTTCAGAACCAGAGGATGATCGCTTCACATAAGGTTTAATATGCATGAACTCTTCACATTCCTGCCAGCTAATAGATACACCGCTGCCGTTTCTTGTAAAAATTGAAGAAGATGGATTATCAAGGTCTTCATCAGGATTATATCTATGGCTAATTATAACTTCTTCACTATTTCTACATGGGAGATATCCACCACTGCTTATATCAAAGCTTGAGCCATCATGACTAAATGTCGAAAATTCCTCTAAATGAGGTTTTAAACTAACTACAGGAGCACTCCCTTTTAGCTCGATTATATCGCCATTTAATACATGTGAATCTATGGTAGCACCTAATTTAGCAAGTTCAGAGTTTACTTTGCCAAAGTCATCACTTGAGACGGATATTTCAAAGCTATAAACTGGTTCTAAAAGCAAAGAGTTTGCTTTCATGAGCGCTTGTCTTACCGCGCGCCTTGAAGCTTCTAGAAAATCTCCGCCTTCTGTATGTCTTGCATGTTCACGTGCATGAAGCAAAACGATTTCGACATCGGTAAGCCTTGCACCTATGAGAGCGCCCTTATGATCATAATTCTGAAGTATATTAAGAATTTTGTTTTGCTTTCCAAGCGGAAGCTCTGTCTCACTACACAAAGAGCTTACTTTTATTCCTGAACCATGTGGCAGAGGAATTAATCTAACATGAACCTCAGCATAGTGCTTTAATGGCTCAAAATGTCCATAGCCTTCAACACTCTTTGATATAGTCTCTAAATATGTTATGGATTCATCCCCAAATTCAACTGAATATCCTAGCCTTCTTTCGATAATCTGAGAAAGTGTCTGAAGCTGTAGTTCGCCAGAGAGTGAAACTCTTATATCCTCTGAGTTTTCAATTTCTAGTTGTATCTCAGGTAGCTCTTCAAATATCTTATTCAGTTCTTTAGCTGCACTATGAAAATCAGCTCCATTTGGTAATATTAATTTTCTACTTACTGCAGAGGCATCGCTTTTAGGCATGATGGCTATCTTATTTCTGTCAATAAGCTGACCTGAAAGCGTTTTTTCCAGGCCTGTAAGTACGCAAATTTCACCTGCAGAGGCTTCTTGCTTTGATATAAACTTGTCTCCGTTATAAAATCTTATATCGTTTATTTTCTCGTCATTAATGCTTTGCTTTAGTGAAACACTCCCGCCAGTAATTTTTACATGCGAAAGCCTGCTTCCGCTTTTGTCTCTTGTAATCTTATATACAAAACAGCTGAAAGCATCATCGTATTCCCGCTTCACATCAAAATATGAAAGCAAGCTAATAAGCTCTTTTACGCCATCGCCCCTTAGTGCAGAACCATAAACGCATGGAAAAAGAGCAGCTTTATTTACAAGCATCTTTAGGTCTTGCTGATCAAAGCATGCTTTTTGTTCAAAGATATCAAGTGCATAATCACTGCTAAAAGCAATTTTTTCGTTAATAGCTTCATCAATGTTCTGTAACTTAACTGCATCAAAAACAGCTGATGATAGGCTTTGAAGCTGCGTGCTTATCTTCTCCTTATCAAAAGATGCTAGATCACACTTATTAACAAAGATAATTCTAGGAATAGCATATCTATCTAGCTTGCTCCAAATCTGTCTTGTACGTTTATTTACGCCCTCAGACGATATAATTAAAATAGCAGCATCAAGTACGTTTAGGCTCCTTTCGGCTTCCGCAGCAAAGTCAATGTGACCTGGAGTGTCGATAAGCACGACATCCATATCACCTGCACTGAATCTTGCTTCCTTTGAAAAAATAGTTATACCACGTTTTCTTTCCATGATATCGCTATCTAGCAAAGTGTCACCATCATCTACATGGCCTAGGCGTCTTGTAACACCTGAGCTAAATAGAATATTCTCTGAAAGTGTTGTTTTACCTGCATCTGCTGAAGCAAATATGCCAAGAGTGAGTTTATTGCTCTTCATCTTCCATATCTTCCTCTTGCTCAGGCAAGATACTCATTTTGATGCTTTCTATTCGTCTATCCTTAACAGATAGAATTGTAAATTCAAAGTTCTTAAATTTAATTACGCGGTCAGTCTCATCCTCTGTTGGAATTTCTCCAAGTAAATCGATGAGAAATCCGCCCAAGGTCTCACTATTATCCGACTCAAGCTCTATATTGAGTTCTTCGTTAAGGTCATCTAGATTTGCCTTACCGTTGATAATATATGTGGAATCATCTACCTTATGTAGTGAGAATTCCTCTTCGTCGTACTCGTCGTCAATTTCACCCATTACCTCTTCGATAATATCTTCCATGGTAACGATTCCACTAAATCCACCATATTCATCTATCAAAATGGCTATGTGCTGTCTCTCCTTTTGTAATTCAAAGAAAAGAGAGTCTATGTTCTTAGTTTCTGGAACTAGGTAAGGCTTTCTTAGTATTGATTTGATATCTACATTTTCAAAGCCGTCTTCTCTTGCCTTAATAAGATAATCTTTGATATGAAGAATACCTATGATATTGTCAGATTCACCTTCACATACTGGAATTCTTGAATATCTAAGCTCCATGAGCTGATCCATGTATTCTTCTGCTGGATCGTCTAGATCTATGAGGAAAACATCAGTTCTCGGTGTCATAATTTCATATGCTAGCTCATCATCGAATTCGAAGATACTGTTGATCATCTTCTTGCCTTCTTCTTTGATGTCACCGCTTTGCTGTCCAGCTTCAAGCATGGACATTACATCTTCCTCAGAGAATCTATTTATTTCAATCTTCGTATTTTGACGGAAAATCTTAAGTACTATATCGGTAAAAAACTTAGAAATTATAACGATTGGATAAAATACTATCAAAATGAAATTCTGAAAGCCTGAAAATTTATATACGATTATATCGCTATGCTGAATTGCGAGCTTTCTTGGAAAGAGCTCGCCTAAAATTAGTAGCACTGCAAAGTATACAGGCAATCCCACGTAGATTCTGCAAGGCATTAACAAAACGATAACAGCACCTGCTATTATACAGGCGTAATTCACAATTCTATTTGTATATCTGCATCTAAAAGGTTTCTGAAGAATCTTCTCAACAAGGATTCCCTTTTTGTCTTTTCCTGCTGAATTTGGGATTAGAACCCTATTAAAGCTAACATTGCTAAATGCAGTGTTGCAGAGTATTATCAAAGCGTGAAGCAACATCAATGCTGCTATTATCGATATTCCTAAACTTGGGCTAATGGGGTCACTTGACATGTTATCTCCTTTATTTCGTTTCCTTACGCATCATATAATTGACTTTAACCGGTCTATCTACTTTAATCTTAAGCATTTGCTGTGGATGAGGAGCGCTCTTTAGTGCTTCCCCCGTTTCTAGGTCGTACATCTCTGTGATGGTTTGTTCAAATGCTCTGCAATCAGGTCCAAATATCTCCACGGTATCGCCAATTAGCATCTTATTTCTCTGCTGTACGATCGCCATAGATGTTTCTTCGTCATATCCCTTAATCATACCGACAAAGGAATATTCTCTGACATATGAAGATGACTTGTAGTTTTGTGCATCCTCATCAGCTTTTTCATAGTAGAATCCAGTTGTAAACTCCCTATGGCTCGCCTTACTTAGCTCAATTAGACACTGCTCTTTTTCGGCATCATCGTATCTGCCTTCATAGTATGCATCAATAGCTCTTCTATATGCACCAATTACAATAGCAAGATAAAAAATGCTCTTATTTCTGCCTTCAATCTTAGCTGAAGCAATGTTTGACTTAGCAAGGTCTTCAATATGCTCTATCATACATAGATCCTTGGAATTCATTATGTATGTACCGCGCTCATCCTCTTCTATTGGATAATATTCTCCAGGTCTCTTCTCCTCCTGAAGTGCATATTTCCAGCGACAAGGATGTGCACATCTTCCTCTATTTGAATCTCTATCAGCCATGAAATTACTGAGCAAGCATCTTCCTGAATATGAAATGCACATTGCACCGTGTACGAAAGCCTCAATTTCTAGATCTTCTGGAATGTTTTTCATCAGTTCTTCAATCTCTGCAAGAGACAATTCTCTAGCTAAAACAAGGCGCTTAAGCCCCATATTGTACCAAAAATTTGCGGTTGCATAGTTTGTCATGTTAGCCTGAGTTGAAAGATGTATCTCAGCATTTGGAATAATATCCTTGATGAGTGCCATGATTCCTGGATCAGAAATTAAGAATGCATCTATTGGAAGCTCCTTTATTGAATGAAGATATTCTGTCAAAGGCTTGATGTCTTCATTATGAGCAAAGATATTAAGCGTCATGTAGCACTTCTTACCTCTCTCATGAGCAAACTCAAGTCCCTCAATCATGTCTTCCTTGGTGAAGCCACCAGCTCCAGCTCTAAGGCTGAACATCTGACCACCAAAATATACGGCATCTGCACCGTATTCAATAGCTATTTTTAGCTTTTCTAAATCACCCGCAGGTGCTAATAATTCTATTCTTTGCATGTATTCCCCTTATAAACACTTAATGCTAATCCATCACCTATGTCAAGCAAAGTAGTATGAAGATATGGGCAATGAGTTAGAAAACTCAAAAACTCATTCATTCTTCTTCCATTTGTACGATGTTTAGCTTTACAATCGTATTTCTCTGAAACAGTGACACCTCTTTGCCAAATATCATCAGAAATTATGATTGCATTATTTGCACAGACTCTAACTGCTGCATCAAAGAAACGTCTGTAATGACTCTTTGCCGCATCTATTAATACAAAATCAAAGTCTGATATTCCCATATCAAAGAGCTTATCGCATTGCTCCTGACCATCGCCGAGCATAAAATGAATTCTACCCGAGTTATCAAATGAAGCCACATTTTTCTTTGCTATCTCAAGTATTTCTTCATCCTTTTCTATAGAATATATCTCTGCATCTTTACATATTCTAGAAAAATACATTGCAGAATACCCAATAGCAGTACCTATCTCTAGTATTTTCTTAGGTCTCTTGCTCTCTAAAACAGTTCTAAGAAACATCTCAGTATCTCTTCTGATAACTGGAATATATTCCTCTTCTGACATCAGTCTAAGACCCATAAGCTCATCGCATATAGGCTCGTAAAAGCTGTTTATATAGTCTCTAATATCATCTCTAAGATTTGCCATACTTATTTACCCTCAACTGAAGCATAATAATCTTCCTTGTTTTTTAAGAATTCGTCATAGTCCTTAGAGAATTTCATAGAGCCATCACCCTTATCGCTCACAACAAAGTAAATATAATCTGTCTTTGCTGGATTTAGGGCTGCTTCAAGTGAAGCTTTACCTGGGCAAGCTATAGGTCCAGGTGGAAGCCCTTCATATATATATGTATTATATGGTGATTCAATTGATATATCATTTTCGTCTAGGAAATGCTTCTGTTTTCCAAGCAGAAACTGCACGCAAGAGCACATCTGAAGCTTCATATTCTTATTTAATCTGTTATAGATTACACTGGCAACCTTTGCCCTCTCATCGTCTAAAACAGTCTCTCTTTCGATAATAGAAGCTACTGTGACTATCTCTCTATCTGTATATCCCATCTTCTTAGCTTTTTTACGCATGTCAGGTGTGTATACCTCATCAAAGCGTTTAAGCATCTCGTTTATTATAAACTTCTCGCTTGATCCCTTTGGAACAGAATAAGTATCTGGAAACAAGAAGCCTTCTAGTCTGCTTTCACCTTGCACAGAATCATCTAAAAAGCTATAGTCAAATTTTTCGTTAGCAACAGCATTCATAAATTTATCGTAATCAACTACACCATCTTTGGATAATTTTTTGGCGATTTGCTTTGTAGTATATCCTTCTGGAATGGTGAAAGTTGTATTATCTACATTTCCGGTTTTAAGGTCTTTTGCTATATCTTCTGCACTCATTGACGGTGAGAACAAATAGCTTCCGGCCTGAAATCCATTATC
The nucleotide sequence above comes from Eubacterium sulci ATCC 35585. Encoded proteins:
- a CDS encoding hemolysin; amino-acid sequence: MSSDPISPSLGISIIAALMLLHALIILCNTAFSNVSFNRVLIPNSAGKDKKGILVEKILQKPFRCRYTNRIVNYACIIAGAVIVLLMPCRIYVGLPVYFAVLLILGELFPRKLAIQHSDIIVYKFSGFQNFILIVFYPIVIISKFFTDIVLKIFRQNTKIEINRFSEEDVMSMLEAGQQSGDIKEEGKKMINSIFEFDDELAYEIMTPRTDVFLIDLDDPAEEYMDQLMELRYSRIPVCEGESDNIIGILHIKDYLIKAREDGFENVDIKSILRKPYLVPETKNIDSLFFELQKERQHIAILIDEYGGFSGIVTMEDIIEEVMGEIDDEYDEEEFSLHKVDDSTYIINGKANLDDLNEELNIELESDNSETLGGFLIDLLGEIPTEDETDRVIKFKNFEFTILSVKDRRIESIKMSILPEQEEDMEDEEQ
- a CDS encoding peptidase U32; this translates as MQRIELLAPAGDLEKLKIAIEYGADAVYFGGQMFSLRAGAGGFTKEDMIEGLEFAHERGKKCYMTLNIFAHNEDIKPLTEYLHSIKELPIDAFLISDPGIMALIKDIIPNAEIHLSTQANMTNYATANFWYNMGLKRLVLARELSLAEIEELMKNIPEDLEIEAFVHGAMCISYSGRCLLSNFMADRDSNRGRCAHPCRWKYALQEEKRPGEYYPIEEDERGTYIMNSKDLCMIEHIEDLAKSNIASAKIEGRNKSIFYLAIVIGAYRRAIDAYYEGRYDDAEKEQCLIELSKASHREFTTGFYYEKADEDAQNYKSSSYVREYSFVGMIKGYDEETSMAIVQQRNKMLIGDTVEIFGPDCRAFEQTITEMYDLETGEALKSAPHPQQMLKIKVDRPVKVNYMMRKETK